One Ferviditalea candida DNA window includes the following coding sequences:
- a CDS encoding ABC transporter ATP-binding protein, with amino-acid sequence MRALSLLEVTNLQTYFHTPNGVVKAVNGVQFSMEPGEIMALVGESGSGKSITGLSIMGLVPKPNGRIVDGQIRFEGRDLASMKEKELRKIRGQDIAMIFQNPLTAMDPSFKIGNQMGEIICYRQGVSAKTAWQESEKLLDLVGIHDPKRVLDSYPHALSGGMRQRVMIAMALSCQPKLLIADEPTTALDATIQKQILMLLKKINKEFKTSILMITHDFGVVASLCDTVAVMYAGKIVEYGRTSRILSDPEHPYTRGLIGAMPENGTGNKERRRLTQIDGFPPDLMRLPQGCSFYERCWEAQKKCAEQEPGVTHFDEQHVVRCLNREEESYAVLNRS; translated from the coding sequence GTGAGAGCATTGTCTTTATTAGAGGTAACGAACCTGCAAACCTATTTTCACACCCCCAATGGTGTGGTTAAAGCCGTCAACGGTGTCCAGTTTTCCATGGAACCGGGAGAAATTATGGCGCTCGTCGGGGAATCCGGCTCGGGGAAGAGCATCACGGGATTATCGATCATGGGCTTGGTGCCCAAGCCGAATGGGAGAATTGTCGACGGTCAGATCCGGTTTGAGGGACGGGATTTGGCTTCCATGAAAGAAAAGGAGCTGCGGAAGATACGCGGCCAGGATATTGCGATGATTTTTCAAAATCCTTTAACTGCGATGGACCCTTCCTTCAAAATAGGCAATCAAATGGGGGAAATCATCTGCTACCGCCAGGGAGTGAGCGCCAAAACGGCATGGCAGGAATCGGAGAAGCTGCTTGATTTGGTGGGCATCCATGATCCCAAGCGCGTGCTGGATTCCTATCCGCATGCGCTGAGCGGGGGCATGCGCCAGCGGGTGATGATCGCCATGGCGTTAAGCTGTCAGCCGAAGCTGCTGATTGCCGACGAACCGACGACGGCTTTGGATGCGACGATCCAAAAGCAAATTCTCATGCTGCTGAAAAAGATCAATAAAGAGTTCAAAACCTCCATTCTCATGATCACCCATGATTTTGGTGTTGTCGCCAGCTTGTGCGATACCGTTGCGGTCATGTACGCGGGAAAAATTGTGGAGTACGGAAGAACAAGCCGAATTTTGTCGGATCCCGAGCATCCCTACACGAGGGGCTTGATCGGTGCCATGCCGGAGAATGGAACGGGGAATAAGGAAAGGAGGCGCTTGACCCAGATTGACGGCTTCCCGCCCGATCTCATGAGGCTGCCGCAGGGATGCAGCTTTTACGAAAGGTGCTGGGAGGCTCAGAAGAAATGCGCCGAACAGGAGCCTGGGGTCACCCATTTCGACGAACAGCATGTTGTCCGCTGTCTGAACCGGGAGGAGGAGAGCTATGCCGTCCTTAATCGAAGTTAA